A genomic stretch from Halogranum gelatinilyticum includes:
- a CDS encoding tRNA pseudouridine(54/55) synthase Pus10 encodes MSILDDARELAASGPLCDACLGRVFAERSFGLTNAERGRSLRVAAALDADEPFEPVDTADCWVCEGLCDEFDEWAERCAESIEGTEFGTYQVGTRAPPLVEENELLLREGAGLPEDAGELFKSEFNREVGKRVGRLTETEVDFGRPDVQFTLDLEGDTVETRVHSAFVYGRYRKLERDIPQTEWPCRECDGSGYQGKQPCDYCGGSGYLYDESVEQLTAPVVLDVMDGIEALFHGAGREDVDALMLGTGRPFVIEVKEPRRRVVDVEQLEGDINAFAEGKVEVEGLRLATYDMVERVKELDANKTYRAEVEFGDDVTADALKEALAELDGATVEQYTPHRVDHRRASLTRTRDVYDADGELHDARHATVDIHGAGGLYIKELVSGDEGRTNPSLAGILGVDAVVTALDVVAVEGEEEAFEDEEFFKQAE; translated from the coding sequence ATGAGCATTCTCGACGACGCCCGCGAACTGGCCGCGAGCGGCCCGCTGTGTGACGCCTGTCTCGGCCGGGTCTTCGCCGAGCGGAGTTTCGGGTTGACGAACGCCGAGCGGGGCCGAAGCCTCCGCGTCGCCGCCGCACTGGACGCCGACGAGCCGTTCGAGCCGGTCGATACCGCAGACTGCTGGGTCTGTGAAGGTCTCTGTGACGAGTTCGACGAGTGGGCCGAACGCTGCGCGGAGAGCATCGAGGGCACGGAATTCGGGACGTACCAGGTCGGAACGCGCGCGCCGCCGCTCGTCGAGGAGAACGAGCTACTCCTGCGTGAGGGCGCAGGACTGCCCGAGGACGCGGGTGAGCTGTTCAAATCGGAGTTCAACCGCGAGGTCGGCAAGCGCGTCGGTCGGCTGACGGAGACGGAGGTCGACTTCGGTCGGCCGGACGTCCAGTTCACGCTGGACCTCGAAGGCGACACGGTCGAGACGCGCGTCCACTCGGCGTTCGTCTACGGCCGCTACCGAAAGCTGGAACGCGACATCCCGCAGACGGAGTGGCCGTGTCGCGAGTGTGACGGCAGCGGCTACCAGGGCAAACAGCCCTGTGACTACTGTGGTGGCTCGGGCTACCTCTACGACGAGAGCGTCGAGCAACTCACCGCGCCGGTCGTCCTCGACGTGATGGACGGCATCGAGGCACTGTTCCACGGCGCGGGCCGCGAGGACGTCGACGCCCTGATGCTCGGCACGGGCCGACCGTTCGTCATCGAGGTGAAGGAGCCGCGACGGCGCGTCGTCGACGTCGAGCAGCTGGAGGGCGACATCAACGCCTTCGCCGAGGGCAAGGTCGAGGTCGAAGGGCTTCGGCTCGCGACCTACGACATGGTCGAGCGCGTGAAAGAACTCGACGCCAACAAGACCTACCGCGCGGAGGTCGAGTTCGGCGACGACGTGACCGCCGACGCACTGAAGGAAGCACTCGCGGAACTCGACGGGGCGACGGTCGAACAGTACACGCCTCACCGGGTCGACCACCGGCGCGCCAGCCTCACCCGGACGCGGGACGTCTACGACGCGGACGGCGAACTCCACGACGCCCGCCACGCCACCGTCGATATCCACGGCGCGGGCGGTCTCTACATCAAGGAACTCGTCTCCGGCGACGAGGGGCGGACGAACCCGAGTCTGGCAGGCATTCTCGGTGTCGACGCCGTCGTGACGGCACTCGACGTGGTCGCGGTCGAGGGCGAGGAGGAAGCCTTCGAGGACGAGGAGTTCTTCAAGCAGGCTGAGTAG
- the rnhB gene encoding ribonuclease HII yields the protein MHVGADEAGKGPVLGPMVAAAVRADSDALPDGIDDSKRVKPARRTEIAETLRRHDDITVGVGIVPTEQIDDPETDMNSLTVAAQVEAVASVAREGDTVVVDAGDVSEARFGRRVREGVSERADIRIEVVSEHGADESHAIVGAASIVAKVERDRQVENISEEYADYGPVGSGYPSDPKTREFLKRYVAETGDVPACARRSWSTCADLLAAQEQSSLGEF from the coding sequence ATTCACGTCGGAGCCGACGAAGCAGGCAAAGGGCCAGTCTTGGGCCCGATGGTCGCCGCCGCTGTCCGCGCCGATTCCGACGCTCTCCCCGACGGCATCGACGACTCGAAGCGCGTCAAGCCAGCACGTCGGACGGAAATCGCTGAAACCCTCAGACGCCACGACGACATCACGGTCGGCGTCGGCATCGTCCCGACAGAGCAAATCGACGATCCCGAGACGGATATGAACTCCCTGACGGTCGCGGCGCAGGTCGAAGCCGTCGCGAGCGTCGCACGCGAGGGTGACACCGTCGTCGTCGACGCAGGCGACGTGAGCGAGGCACGGTTCGGGCGGCGGGTCCGCGAGGGCGTGTCGGAGAGAGCAGACATCCGAATCGAGGTCGTCTCGGAACACGGTGCCGACGAATCCCACGCAATCGTCGGCGCGGCGAGCATCGTCGCGAAGGTCGAGCGCGACCGGCAGGTCGAGAACATCTCCGAGGAGTACGCCGACTACGGCCCGGTCGGCAGCGGCTATCCGAGCGACCCGAAGACGAGGGAGTTTCTCAAAAGGTACGTCGCCGAGACCGGTGACGTGCCAGCCTGCGCGCGTCGGTCGTGGTCGACGTGTGCGGACCTTCTCGCTGCCCAAGAGCAGTCGTCGCTGGGCGAGTTCTAA
- a CDS encoding DUF7511 domain-containing protein, with protein MAAPTPLRDDETDGASPTDTIPNESQERVSHETETTLGCYAATVVHYEGAPDECTIYPTDVADAELVTTWISAQEGSYVSLAEMG; from the coding sequence ATGGCAGCACCCACCCCACTCCGAGACGACGAAACAGACGGAGCCAGTCCGACCGACACCATCCCGAACGAATCGCAGGAGCGGGTCTCTCACGAGACGGAGACGACGCTCGGATGCTACGCGGCGACGGTCGTTCACTACGAGGGCGCGCCCGACGAGTGTACCATCTACCCGACCGACGTCGCAGACGCGGAGTTAGTGACGACGTGGATTTCGGCCCAAGAGGGGTCGTACGTCTCGCTGGCGGAGATGGGTTAG
- a CDS encoding preprotein translocase subunit SecD: MGVLRDNWRVIVLVVVLFGSSFALLAPPGTPGSPAGSPGNDTAREGPTNLKFGLELSGGTRIRAPLVGVTAEEVQFGNEDLASVEDNVAAELTNVSVTDVTARRAAETQETNAVEVTAEGVTTDDLDRALSDAGYEHGEVREGVTEITRQQTVAILQSKINEAGLSGGTVQQVTTSTGDNFILIEVPNQDRSDVIDLVDSRGSVRIDIYYQAENGTYVTREAVLEQGDFRRIGAAVQAQGSQPANVPVTVREDVAPQFRDDVVETGVARPGGSTCRYDEAPESTESCLLTKVDGDVVYSAGMSPSLANSMQTGEWVDDPQFILGTTNFSEAQTLAINLRAGALPAQLDIGQGGEGTSSFISPAQGESFKFDSLLTGIIAVLAVSGVVFLRYGEAKVALPMIVTALSEVVILLGFAAAIGYPIDLSVIAGFIAVIGTGVDDLIIIADEVMQEGDVRSRKIFQSRFRKAFWVIGAAAATTIIAMSPLAVLSLGDLQGFAIFTILGVIAGVLLTRPAYGDILRSLLTEDR; this comes from the coding sequence ATGGGCGTCCTCCGCGACAACTGGCGAGTCATCGTGCTCGTCGTCGTCCTCTTCGGGAGTTCGTTCGCACTGCTCGCACCACCGGGGACACCCGGTTCGCCCGCCGGCTCACCCGGCAACGACACCGCCCGTGAGGGGCCGACGAACCTCAAGTTCGGTCTCGAACTCTCCGGCGGGACGCGTATCCGCGCGCCGCTCGTCGGCGTGACCGCCGAGGAGGTCCAGTTCGGTAACGAGGACCTCGCGAGCGTCGAGGATAACGTCGCCGCCGAGTTGACCAACGTGTCCGTCACCGACGTGACCGCGCGTCGCGCGGCCGAGACGCAGGAGACGAACGCCGTCGAAGTGACCGCCGAGGGCGTCACGACCGACGACCTCGACCGGGCGCTCAGCGACGCGGGCTACGAACACGGCGAGGTCCGCGAGGGCGTCACCGAAATCACGCGCCAGCAGACCGTCGCCATCCTCCAGTCGAAGATCAACGAGGCGGGGCTCAGCGGGGGGACGGTCCAGCAGGTGACGACCTCGACGGGTGACAACTTCATCCTCATCGAGGTGCCGAACCAGGACCGTTCGGACGTCATCGACCTCGTCGACTCCCGCGGGAGCGTCCGCATCGACATCTACTACCAGGCGGAGAACGGGACCTACGTGACCCGCGAAGCCGTCCTCGAACAGGGTGACTTCCGCCGTATCGGCGCGGCCGTCCAGGCACAGGGCAGCCAGCCCGCGAACGTGCCGGTCACCGTCCGTGAAGACGTCGCACCGCAGTTCCGTGACGACGTCGTCGAGACCGGCGTCGCCCGCCCCGGCGGGTCGACCTGTCGCTACGACGAGGCACCCGAGAGCACCGAGTCGTGTCTCCTGACGAAGGTCGACGGTGACGTCGTCTACTCCGCCGGGATGAGCCCGTCGCTCGCGAACAGTATGCAGACGGGCGAGTGGGTCGACGACCCGCAGTTCATCCTCGGGACGACCAACTTCTCGGAAGCCCAGACGCTCGCTATCAACCTCCGTGCAGGCGCGCTCCCGGCCCAGCTCGACATCGGCCAGGGCGGCGAGGGAACCTCCTCGTTCATCTCGCCCGCACAGGGTGAGAGCTTCAAGTTCGACTCGCTCCTCACGGGTATCATCGCCGTCCTCGCCGTCAGCGGGGTCGTCTTCCTCCGTTACGGCGAGGCGAAGGTCGCCTTGCCGATGATCGTCACGGCACTCTCGGAGGTGGTCATCCTCCTCGGGTTCGCCGCGGCCATCGGCTACCCCATCGACCTCTCGGTCATCGCGGGCTTCATCGCGGTCATCGGGACCGGGGTGGACGACCTCATCATCATCGCCGACGAGGTGATGCAGGAAGGTGACGTCCGCTCGCGGAAGATCTTCCAGTCACGCTTCCGCAAGGCGTTCTGGGTCATCGGCGCGGCCGCCGCGACGACCATCATCGCCATGAGCCCGCTCGCCGTGCTCTCGCTCGGCGACCTCCAGGGCTTCGCCATCTTCACCATCCTCGGTGTCATCGCTGGCGTGCTCCTGACGCGACCCGCCTACGGTGACATCCTGCGCTCGCTCTTGACCGAGGACCGCTAA